The Pricia mediterranea genome includes a window with the following:
- a CDS encoding MOSC domain-containing protein, which yields MRIVSTNIGKPTTFYWNGEEEQTGIYKYPVSESLHLGKTDVEKDHVMDRKHHAGVNKACFLFAANEYPFWRKAYPELDWDWGMFGENLTVEGLDESLVRIGDIYKIGSATIQVSQPREPCYKLGVRFNDQNILNEYVERNRPGTYVRVLEEGAIKKDDFVKLVERSENALTIAQFFQLIYAKKKSPEILRLFMDNDSVPEYKKERMKKYL from the coding sequence ATGAGAATTGTTTCCACCAACATCGGCAAACCGACGACCTTCTATTGGAACGGGGAGGAAGAGCAAACAGGCATCTATAAATATCCGGTGTCCGAGTCGCTGCATCTGGGCAAGACCGATGTTGAAAAGGACCATGTAATGGACCGTAAGCACCACGCGGGAGTCAACAAGGCCTGTTTTTTGTTTGCCGCGAATGAATATCCCTTTTGGAGGAAGGCCTATCCCGAGCTGGATTGGGACTGGGGGATGTTCGGCGAGAATTTAACGGTAGAAGGCTTGGACGAATCCCTAGTACGTATCGGGGACATCTATAAAATAGGAAGTGCTACGATCCAGGTGTCGCAACCTCGGGAGCCCTGTTATAAACTGGGCGTTCGGTTCAACGATCAGAACATCCTAAATGAATACGTCGAACGAAATCGTCCCGGCACATACGTTCGTGTCCTGGAAGAAGGCGCGATAAAAAAGGACGATTTTGTGAAATTGGTCGAACGATCAGAGAACGCCCTGACCATTGCACAGTTTTTCCAACTTATCTATGCCAAGAAAAAAAGTCCCGAAATCTTACGGCTGTTTATGGACAATGACTCCGTGCCGGAGTATAAAAAAGAACGGATGAAAAAGTATCTCTGA
- a CDS encoding solute:sodium symporter family transporter, with protein sequence MALLTFLLFTGFVAFYATWKLRRDSLDTQDGYFLGGRSLTGVVIAGSLLLTNISTEHLVGMNGSSYRNGAIIVAWEVTSALALVIAALYFAPRYLKMGLTTIPEFLEKRFDGLTRTLIALLLILSFVVTLLPIVLYTGALNIEAIFEISELLNVSTEQGIWITIVVVGTIGAVYAIFGGLKMVAYTDTINGFGLLVAGLLVPILALLSIGDGNLFEGMGAVFKNSPDKFNVISNEPGAGEGARTAILPFEVLFTGLMINQVYFWTMHQSIIQRVLGAVNLKEAQKGLLFTGLLKILVPLVIVLPGLIGFYYFGESLYDNPDNVYPLLVKKVLPLWLTGFFVAVMMGAILSTFNSALNSAATVFSLDIFKRYIRKNASERKLVALGRWTSAVLAVFAIGIAPFVAKAPEGLYQLLQQLNGIFFIPIASVIIAGFLFPRVSAAGAKIGLLFGLLFYIIMYYVVQVKLHFVHIWGIEFVLNILIMHLASRFFAREARFEMEDSGKLDLKPWKYARGFSVFLVAVTIILYIVLGNV encoded by the coding sequence ATGGCGCTTCTTACATTTTTACTTTTTACCGGCTTTGTGGCGTTTTATGCCACGTGGAAACTGCGCCGTGATAGCCTAGACACCCAAGACGGTTATTTTTTGGGGGGGCGGTCCCTGACCGGGGTCGTGATTGCGGGATCGCTTCTACTGACCAATATTTCTACGGAACATTTGGTGGGTATGAACGGGTCATCGTATCGCAATGGGGCTATAATCGTCGCTTGGGAGGTCACTTCTGCCCTGGCATTGGTCATCGCTGCCCTCTATTTTGCCCCCCGGTACCTGAAAATGGGCCTGACCACCATCCCCGAATTTTTGGAAAAGCGTTTTGACGGCCTGACCCGTACCCTCATCGCACTGCTCTTGATCCTTTCTTTCGTAGTAACCTTACTGCCTATCGTGCTGTACACGGGAGCCTTGAATATCGAAGCCATTTTTGAGATTTCGGAGCTTTTGAACGTCTCCACGGAGCAGGGAATCTGGATTACCATAGTCGTGGTCGGGACCATTGGGGCGGTGTATGCCATATTCGGCGGGCTGAAAATGGTAGCCTATACCGATACGATCAACGGTTTCGGTCTGCTGGTAGCGGGACTTCTAGTGCCGATTCTCGCCTTATTGTCCATTGGCGATGGCAATCTGTTCGAGGGCATGGGCGCCGTTTTTAAGAATAGTCCCGATAAATTTAACGTAATTAGCAACGAGCCCGGGGCCGGGGAAGGGGCGCGTACCGCCATTCTTCCTTTTGAGGTTCTCTTTACGGGCCTGATGATCAATCAGGTATATTTTTGGACGATGCACCAGTCCATCATCCAACGCGTTCTCGGGGCCGTTAACCTAAAGGAAGCGCAAAAGGGCTTGCTATTTACGGGGCTTTTGAAAATTTTGGTGCCTTTGGTCATCGTACTGCCCGGATTGATCGGTTTTTATTATTTCGGGGAAAGTCTCTACGACAATCCAGATAATGTGTATCCGCTGCTGGTTAAAAAGGTACTGCCCCTGTGGTTGACCGGATTTTTTGTGGCGGTCATGATGGGGGCCATCCTCAGTACGTTCAACTCCGCCCTGAACAGTGCCGCTACTGTGTTCAGTCTGGATATTTTTAAAAGATACATCCGCAAGAATGCCTCGGAACGGAAACTGGTCGCCCTGGGAAGGTGGACCTCGGCGGTATTGGCCGTTTTTGCCATCGGAATCGCTCCCTTTGTGGCGAAGGCGCCCGAAGGACTCTACCAGTTGCTACAACAGCTCAACGGCATCTTCTTTATCCCTATCGCCAGTGTCATTATCGCAGGTTTTTTATTTCCCAGGGTATCTGCAGCGGGCGCTAAGATCGGATTGCTCTTCGGGCTCCTGTTCTACATCATTATGTATTACGTGGTTCAAGTGAAGCTGCACTTTGTGCACATCTGGGGTATCGAGTTCGTACTGAACATCCTTATCATGCACCTGGCCTCACGTTTTTTTGCCAGGGAGGCAAGGTTTGAAATGGAAGACTCGGGGAAACTCGATTTGAAGCCTTGGAAATATGCGAGAGGCTTTAGCGTTTTTCTCGTAGCTGTAACCATTATTTTGTATATTGTTTTGGGAAATGTTTAA
- a CDS encoding alpha-ketoglutarate-dependent dioxygenase AlkB family protein: protein MNAFNANRDKPIGKRLDLPDSEIVYYPEFFIKAKADAYFEHFKKKVPWQQDNIKVFGKIYPQPRLTALYGTNGKPYSYSNITMQPHSFTEALLEIKEKIETVTDAVFTTCLLNRYRHGRDSNGWHADNEKALGPHPVIASVTLGQERYFHLKHRSDKYLKHKVLLWHGSLLIMQGTTQQHWLHQVPKTAKPIGERINLTFRVIA from the coding sequence ATGAACGCCTTCAACGCCAACAGAGATAAACCCATCGGAAAACGCCTCGACCTGCCCGACAGTGAGATCGTCTATTACCCAGAATTTTTTATCAAGGCGAAAGCGGATGCCTATTTCGAGCATTTTAAGAAAAAGGTACCCTGGCAACAAGACAACATCAAAGTTTTTGGGAAGATATATCCACAACCTAGATTGACCGCGCTGTACGGTACTAATGGGAAACCCTACTCCTATTCCAATATTACGATGCAACCGCATTCCTTCACGGAAGCCTTGCTGGAAATCAAGGAAAAAATCGAGACCGTTACCGATGCCGTGTTCACCACCTGCCTCCTCAATCGCTATCGCCATGGAAGGGACAGCAATGGGTGGCATGCGGACAACGAAAAAGCTCTGGGACCTCATCCGGTTATCGCTTCCGTAACCTTGGGCCAAGAGCGCTATTTTCACCTCAAACATCGCAGCGACAAGTATTTAAAACATAAAGTGTTATTGTGGCACGGCAGTCTCTTGATAATGCAAGGCACCACCCAGCAGCATTGGTTGCACCAAGTCCCCAAGACTGCGAAACCTATTGGCGAGCGAATCAATTTGACCTTTAGGGTAATCGCTTGA
- a CDS encoding succinylglutamate desuccinylase/aspartoacylase family protein: MGNGKIEILGQYIARGKGALVNLDIAKLHTRTKIEVPIIIERGRKDGPTLLITGGIHGNEVNGIEIVRQLVAKKYNRPQYGMVICIPVVNVFGFLNQKRQFPDGRDLNRVFPGSPRGSLASRFAHHIIEEIAPLTDYCIDYHTGGDSRFNASQIRIDGEDSDNLALAKVFQPPFIIRSARKEKSYRETMHRLNKKILLFEGGKSLHIDKEVTNTGVVGALRVMQHLGMRNYDQEIDNLASNDSEPVILHKTQWMRAKYSGMFHPLINLGKKVKKGQILGNISDPFGYFERQVKAPHAGYLICINEAPIVNQGDAIFHISKE, translated from the coding sequence ATGGGGAACGGTAAAATAGAAATCCTGGGGCAGTACATCGCTAGAGGTAAGGGTGCACTGGTAAACCTCGATATCGCCAAACTGCACACCCGTACCAAAATAGAGGTTCCCATTATCATAGAAAGAGGTAGAAAAGACGGTCCCACGCTACTGATTACAGGGGGCATTCACGGGAACGAAGTCAACGGGATCGAAATCGTACGCCAACTTGTGGCCAAAAAATATAATAGGCCCCAATATGGAATGGTCATATGTATTCCCGTGGTCAACGTTTTCGGTTTTCTAAACCAAAAGCGGCAGTTTCCCGATGGACGTGACCTTAACCGCGTATTTCCAGGGAGTCCGCGCGGATCTCTGGCCAGTAGGTTTGCCCATCATATTATCGAGGAGATCGCTCCTTTAACCGATTACTGCATCGATTACCACACCGGTGGCGATAGCCGCTTTAATGCCTCACAGATTCGAATCGATGGCGAAGATTCCGATAACCTCGCCTTGGCGAAAGTCTTTCAACCCCCATTCATCATCCGTTCGGCCCGGAAAGAAAAATCATACCGGGAAACCATGCATCGGCTCAATAAGAAAATATTACTATTCGAGGGGGGAAAATCGCTTCATATCGACAAAGAGGTCACCAATACGGGGGTTGTGGGAGCGTTGCGGGTTATGCAGCATTTGGGAATGCGGAATTACGATCAAGAAATTGATAACTTGGCCTCAAACGATTCGGAACCGGTTATTTTGCATAAGACCCAATGGATGCGGGCCAAATATTCCGGTATGTTCCATCCTTTGATCAATTTAGGTAAAAAAGTGAAAAAAGGGCAAATTCTGGGCAATATTTCCGACCCCTTCGGATATTTCGAACGGCAGGTCAAGGCGCCGCATGCCGGCTACCTGATTTGTATAAACGAAGCGCCCATCGTCAATCAAGGGGATGCGATTTTTCATATTTCTAAAGAATAG
- a CDS encoding S1/P1 nuclease has product MRQIMLLLVLATQFCFADAVVWSETGHRVVGEIAQEHLSNRAAKAIDRLLDGASLAKVSTFGDEIKADGRYRNFSPWHYVNYPADKEYGDEPPSKQGDLIIGIEKCIAVIKDRKSLKTEKAFYLKMLVHLMGDLHQPMHVGRLEDKGGNDIQVRWFNRGSNLHRVWDSNMIDDYGMSYTELSDNLPRLSKAQKEAVQKGDIYDWVEESQELANEVYDSVEMGDKLSYRYSYDWWPTVEIQLEKGGLRLAKVLNELF; this is encoded by the coding sequence ATGAGACAGATTATGCTTTTATTGGTGTTGGCGACCCAATTTTGTTTTGCCGATGCCGTCGTCTGGTCGGAAACAGGACACCGGGTGGTCGGCGAAATAGCGCAGGAGCACCTATCAAACAGAGCGGCAAAGGCCATTGACCGGTTGCTCGACGGCGCAAGTTTGGCCAAGGTCTCTACTTTCGGCGATGAAATCAAGGCCGACGGCAGGTATCGCAACTTCAGCCCATGGCATTACGTGAACTATCCCGCGGATAAGGAGTATGGTGACGAGCCGCCCAGTAAACAGGGCGATTTGATCATCGGTATCGAAAAATGTATCGCAGTGATCAAAGACCGGAAAAGTCTGAAAACCGAAAAAGCGTTCTACCTTAAAATGTTGGTGCACCTGATGGGTGATCTGCACCAGCCCATGCACGTCGGCCGGTTGGAGGATAAGGGCGGTAACGACATTCAGGTACGCTGGTTCAACCGGGGCAGTAACTTGCACCGCGTCTGGGATTCGAACATGATCGACGATTATGGCATGAGCTATACCGAACTCTCGGACAATTTGCCCCGGCTCTCAAAGGCACAGAAAGAAGCGGTTCAGAAAGGGGATATTTACGATTGGGTAGAAGAGTCACAGGAGTTGGCCAACGAGGTCTATGACTCCGTGGAGATGGGCGATAAGCTTTCCTATCGTTATAGTTACGACTGGTGGCCTACCGTGGAAATACAGTTGGAGAAAGGCGGGTTGCGATTGGCCAAGGTGCTGAACGAACTGTTCTGA
- a CDS encoding DoxX family protein gives MAAMYIVAGLMHFIKPKIYLRIMPRYLPKHKLLVSLSGIAEIVLGLGLCFPATKEVSIYGILLMLAVFLLVHFYMLSGEKASAGIPKWILILRIPLQFGLMYWAWWYL, from the coding sequence ATGGCCGCAATGTACATCGTTGCCGGTCTGATGCATTTTATAAAACCCAAGATCTATTTGCGGATCATGCCCCGCTACTTGCCGAAACACAAGCTTTTGGTATCCCTTAGCGGTATCGCAGAAATTGTTCTCGGGCTGGGATTGTGCTTTCCTGCCACCAAGGAGGTATCCATCTACGGCATCCTTCTAATGCTTGCCGTGTTTCTTTTGGTCCATTTTTACATGCTTTCTGGCGAAAAAGCATCCGCCGGCATCCCAAAATGGATCTTGATTTTAAGGATTCCCCTGCAATTCGGACTTATGTATTGGGCGTGGTGGTATCTTTGA
- a CDS encoding TIGR03643 family protein — MKKDFTERELDRIIEMAWEDRTPFEAITFQFGVREQETIEIMRREMKPSSFRMWRKRVQGRSTKHTKLRQDEIGRFKSSRQKNITGNKISKR, encoded by the coding sequence ATGAAAAAGGATTTTACAGAACGCGAGTTGGACCGTATTATAGAAATGGCCTGGGAAGACCGCACCCCCTTTGAGGCCATCACGTTTCAATTCGGGGTCAGGGAACAAGAAACCATCGAAATCATGCGCCGTGAAATGAAACCCAGTAGTTTTCGGATGTGGCGTAAAAGGGTACAAGGCAGAAGCACGAAACACACAAAACTTCGACAGGACGAGATCGGACGCTTTAAAAGTTCGCGGCAGAAGAACATCACGGGAAATAAAATTTCCAAACGCTAG
- a CDS encoding transglycosylase domain-containing protein, whose protein sequence is MLLKKIKSPILRYALLTVAAGILLLLFFILSVYWGAWGQLPKKEELSNFQYQRASEVYTIDSVLIGKFYLYDRQPIPFEAIPQHLLDALVAIEDERFYGHSGIDYPSLGRVAIKTLLMQDQSSGGGSTLTQQLAKNLYPRRDRKRTNIAVDKLKEMVIASRLEDIYTKDEILTHYLNTVSFGDNTFGIESASLKFFNKRAKDLSVDEGATLVGMLKATYGYNPRIFPEKSLSRRNLVLHAMAENELLSAEKKDSLIDIPIALDYREYDNNDGLAPYFREEVRKKMQKWSLQQREDGNDYNIYTDGLKIYTTLDYNMQYWAEAAMREHMTSLQSQFEKSYGKNAPWLTDKKLIQKVVRSTDVYKKLKALKLNDAQIMDSLKIKKPMLLTDWEGEKTVESSSYDSIVHYMKFLNTGSLSIDPNTGAVRTWIGGVDFEHFKYDHVAQSKRQVGSTFKPIVYTTALETGISPCDYFSAREVEYENLKGWSPGNSGDEDEAYLNYSMEQALSNSVNTVTVKVLEETGLTNVMTMAKNMGVFTKLPEEPSIALGTGELYLNELAGVYATYLNDGKAVLPYLINRITDQKDSLLTEFEPKQAKTRAFSEETRQIMLEMMKSTVNSGTASRIRTTYKLKNDIAGKTGTTQNNKDAWFVALTPKMLHVTWVGLDHHEIGFRSTALGQGANAALPMFAKFMQELNRHPSYDSITKARFSTPSPEVVRLMDCEPVKRDGFFKRLFTNPNKKKKKDFERKSSGR, encoded by the coding sequence GTGCTATTAAAAAAGATAAAATCCCCCATCCTACGATATGCCCTGCTGACCGTTGCGGCGGGCATCTTGCTGTTGCTGTTCTTTATCCTTAGTGTGTACTGGGGCGCTTGGGGGCAGCTTCCCAAGAAAGAAGAGCTCTCCAATTTTCAGTACCAGCGGGCCTCCGAGGTATATACCATCGATAGCGTTCTTATCGGTAAATTTTATCTGTACGATCGGCAGCCCATCCCCTTTGAGGCTATTCCCCAACATCTGCTCGACGCCCTTGTCGCTATCGAGGACGAGCGATTCTACGGACATTCCGGTATCGACTATCCCAGTTTGGGCCGGGTGGCAATAAAGACACTGCTGATGCAGGACCAATCCTCCGGTGGCGGAAGTACCTTGACTCAGCAATTGGCCAAAAACCTGTATCCGAGAAGGGATAGAAAGCGAACGAATATCGCGGTGGACAAACTGAAGGAAATGGTCATCGCATCCCGTTTGGAGGATATCTATACCAAGGACGAAATTTTGACCCATTACCTAAATACGGTTTCCTTTGGGGACAATACGTTCGGTATTGAAAGTGCATCCCTAAAATTTTTCAACAAACGTGCAAAAGACCTTTCTGTGGATGAGGGCGCCACCTTGGTCGGGATGCTGAAGGCAACCTACGGTTATAATCCGAGAATATTTCCCGAAAAAAGCCTGTCCCGACGAAACCTAGTGCTTCACGCCATGGCGGAAAACGAGCTCCTATCCGCAGAAAAAAAGGATAGCTTGATCGACATTCCGATTGCCTTGGATTATCGGGAGTACGACAACAACGACGGCCTAGCCCCTTACTTTCGCGAAGAGGTCCGCAAAAAAATGCAGAAATGGAGCCTACAACAGCGCGAAGATGGCAACGATTACAATATTTATACCGACGGACTCAAGATTTACACCACCCTCGACTACAATATGCAATATTGGGCGGAGGCCGCGATGCGCGAACACATGACCTCGCTTCAATCGCAATTCGAAAAGAGCTACGGCAAAAATGCGCCTTGGCTCACCGATAAAAAGTTGATCCAAAAAGTGGTGCGGAGCACGGATGTCTATAAGAAGCTCAAAGCATTGAAACTAAACGATGCCCAAATCATGGATTCGCTTAAAATCAAGAAACCGATGTTGCTAACCGATTGGGAAGGTGAAAAAACGGTCGAGTCCAGTTCCTACGACAGCATCGTACACTACATGAAATTCCTGAATACCGGATCGTTGTCCATCGATCCGAATACGGGGGCGGTAAGGACCTGGATCGGGGGGGTGGACTTCGAACATTTCAAGTACGACCACGTCGCCCAGAGCAAAAGACAGGTCGGCTCGACCTTTAAACCGATCGTATATACCACCGCCCTGGAAACCGGCATCTCACCCTGCGACTATTTTTCGGCCCGAGAAGTGGAATACGAGAATTTAAAAGGATGGTCGCCGGGCAACTCCGGCGACGAAGACGAGGCCTACCTCAACTATTCCATGGAACAGGCGCTTAGCAATTCCGTAAACACAGTCACGGTAAAGGTGCTGGAAGAAACGGGACTCACCAACGTTATGACCATGGCCAAAAATATGGGGGTTTTCACCAAACTGCCCGAAGAGCCATCCATCGCTTTGGGCACCGGCGAGCTCTACCTGAACGAACTGGCGGGCGTGTATGCGACCTATTTGAACGACGGCAAAGCGGTACTGCCTTACTTGATCAACCGCATAACCGACCAAAAAGATTCCCTTCTGACCGAATTTGAGCCAAAACAGGCCAAAACACGCGCTTTTTCAGAAGAAACAAGGCAAATTATGCTCGAAATGATGAAATCAACCGTCAATAGCGGCACCGCCTCCCGAATCCGTACCACCTACAAACTCAAAAACGATATCGCCGGGAAAACAGGTACCACCCAAAATAACAAAGACGCCTGGTTTGTGGCCCTGACCCCCAAGATGCTCCACGTGACCTGGGTGGGACTCGATCATCACGAAATTGGATTCAGAAGTACCGCGCTCGGCCAAGGCGCCAACGCCGCCCTCCCCATGTTCGCCAAGTTTATGCAAGAGCTGAACCGGCACCCTTCTTACGATTCCATCACCAAGGCCCGTTTCTCAACCCCGTCCCCCGAAGTCGTACGCTTGATGGACTGCGAACCGGTCAAGCGCGATGGTTTCTTTAAAAGATTGTTTACCAACCCGAACAAAAAGAAGAAAAAAGACTTTGAGCGGAAGAGCTCTGGGCGTTAG
- a CDS encoding inositol oxygenase family protein: protein MDAKTFRNYEAVDVKAAVKEHYRKMRKNQTYDYVQGMHRKYLTFDKPMDLWEAMGHLNKLIDVSDPDLDLPNVQHLIQSAEAIRADDRPDWMQLTGLIHDLGKVMFLWGSDEDGTSQDEQWGMVGDVFVVGCELPDTCVYPEFNKLNPDMHDERYNTPTGIYEKGCGLDNLDLAWGHDEYLYQVLNNHEPNTLPDEAMVMIRYHSFYPWHTGGSYKHFLTEKDGEYLKLIKDFNKYDLYTKSQKVYELDEVRDYYQPIAEKYLGTGPIYW from the coding sequence ATGGATGCAAAAACGTTTAGAAATTATGAAGCCGTCGATGTAAAGGCGGCCGTAAAAGAGCATTATCGGAAAATGCGCAAAAATCAGACCTACGATTATGTGCAAGGTATGCACAGGAAATATTTGACTTTCGACAAGCCAATGGACCTGTGGGAAGCAATGGGACACTTGAACAAGCTTATCGACGTCAGCGATCCCGATCTAGATCTGCCCAACGTGCAACACCTGATTCAAAGTGCCGAGGCCATCCGTGCCGACGACCGGCCGGATTGGATGCAGTTAACAGGACTTATCCATGATTTGGGTAAAGTAATGTTCCTTTGGGGCAGTGACGAGGACGGTACCAGCCAAGACGAGCAGTGGGGTATGGTCGGTGATGTTTTTGTAGTCGGCTGCGAGTTGCCGGATACTTGCGTGTATCCCGAATTCAACAAATTGAATCCCGATATGCACGATGAGCGTTACAATACGCCTACGGGAATCTATGAAAAGGGCTGTGGCCTTGATAATCTAGATCTCGCCTGGGGCCACGATGAATATCTGTATCAAGTGCTGAACAACCATGAGCCCAATACACTTCCCGATGAGGCCATGGTCATGATTCGGTACCATTCCTTTTACCCGTGGCACACGGGCGGTAGTTACAAACACTTTTTGACCGAAAAAGATGGCGAGTACCTGAAATTGATCAAGGATTTTAACAAGTACGATCTTTACACCAAAAGCCAAAAAGTCTACGAACTCGATGAGGTTCGCGACTACTATCAACCTATCGCGGAGAAGTATTTGGGCACTGGGCCGATTTATTGGTAA
- a CDS encoding DUF885 domain-containing protein, which translates to MKIKILILVSAFGVLACENDSKNAAENGVSGNTAFDSLAENYYQEGLELNPLSATFQGDARYNDTLPNFLSNKYEKRLRDYYTSYQKELNDFSDEKLSEDQRMTKAVLQWECDINLEGLEFDDYTPIDQMWSMNLMVGQLAGGTSAQPFKSVEDYDNWLSRLEDYGEWLASAKTKMIEGIEAENVLPKSLIQKVLPQLASVAEPELEDNLFYSPVKNYPEGFSDADKERLTEEYGKIITEKIVPAYRELHDFMETDYMASGRESSGIQGIPDGDAYYRHQIKLYTTTDMTADEIHQIGLDEVARLSSEMEKVKEQVGFEGDLKAFFDHVRNKKELMPYTEPQQVIDHFNAIHDKVKPQVDKLFDKQPKTAFEVRRTEAFREASASAEYNPGSLDGTRPGIFYVPIPDVTEYNIYSDEDLFLHEAIPGHHFQISLTQENEALPKFRKTLWYSAYGEGWALYTESLGEELGLYEDPYQYFGMLGAEMHRAIRLVVDTGLHSKGWSREKAIQYSLDNEAESEAGITSEIERYMANPGQALSYKIGQLKILELRGNAENELGDAFDIKEFHNQVLETGCVPLALLEEKINQWIASESKT; encoded by the coding sequence ATGAAAATCAAAATTTTAATTCTAGTATCGGCTTTCGGTGTTCTCGCCTGCGAAAATGATTCCAAAAACGCTGCGGAAAACGGCGTATCCGGAAATACGGCCTTTGACTCCCTTGCCGAAAACTATTATCAAGAGGGATTGGAGCTCAATCCCTTAAGCGCCACATTCCAGGGCGACGCGCGCTACAACGATACCCTACCGAATTTTTTGTCGAACAAATACGAAAAACGCCTGCGGGACTATTACACCTCCTATCAAAAAGAACTAAATGATTTTAGCGACGAAAAGCTTTCCGAAGATCAAAGAATGACCAAGGCAGTTTTGCAATGGGAATGCGATATCAATCTGGAGGGATTGGAGTTCGACGACTACACCCCGATCGATCAAATGTGGTCGATGAACCTCATGGTCGGCCAGCTGGCAGGCGGGACAAGTGCACAACCCTTTAAGTCCGTCGAGGATTACGACAACTGGCTCTCTCGATTGGAAGACTATGGCGAATGGCTGGCCTCTGCCAAAACCAAAATGATTGAAGGTATCGAAGCGGAAAACGTACTGCCGAAATCCCTCATCCAAAAGGTGTTGCCCCAACTGGCGAGTGTCGCCGAACCGGAATTGGAGGATAATTTATTTTACAGTCCCGTTAAAAACTATCCCGAAGGTTTCTCCGACGCCGATAAAGAACGCTTGACCGAAGAATATGGGAAGATTATTACCGAAAAGATAGTCCCCGCCTACCGCGAACTGCACGACTTTATGGAAACCGATTACATGGCTTCGGGCAGGGAAAGCAGCGGCATTCAGGGCATTCCGGACGGAGATGCCTACTACAGGCACCAAATCAAATTGTACACGACCACGGATATGACCGCGGACGAAATCCATCAGATCGGGCTCGATGAAGTCGCCCGTCTCTCCTCGGAAATGGAAAAGGTCAAGGAGCAGGTCGGTTTCGAGGGCGACCTCAAAGCCTTTTTCGACCATGTGCGCAATAAAAAGGAACTGATGCCCTATACCGAACCACAACAGGTCATCGACCATTTCAACGCCATCCACGACAAGGTGAAGCCCCAAGTGGACAAGCTCTTTGACAAGCAACCGAAGACCGCTTTCGAGGTCCGCCGTACCGAGGCCTTCCGAGAGGCATCCGCCAGTGCGGAATACAATCCGGGATCCCTTGATGGCACCCGGCCCGGTATCTTCTACGTGCCCATACCCGATGTTACCGAATACAATATCTATTCCGATGAAGACCTGTTTCTGCACGAAGCCATTCCCGGGCACCATTTTCAGATTTCGCTGACCCAGGAAAACGAGGCGCTTCCCAAATTCCGTAAAACGCTTTGGTACAGTGCGTACGGAGAAGGCTGGGCTTTGTATACCGAATCTTTGGGCGAAGAATTGGGTCTCTACGAAGACCCGTACCAGTATTTCGGGATGCTGGGAGCCGAAATGCACCGGGCCATACGTTTGGTAGTGGATACAGGGCTTCACTCCAAAGGCTGGTCACGGGAGAAGGCCATCCAATATTCCTTGGACAACGAAGCGGAATCCGAAGCCGGCATTACTTCCGAGATCGAGCGCTACATGGCCAATCCTGGGCAGGCGCTATCCTACAAAATCGGACAATTAAAGATTCTGGAGCTACGCGGCAATGCCGAAAACGAACTCGGGGATGCCTTTGATATAAAGGAATTCCACAACCAAGTTCTGGAAACTGGCTGCGTGCCGCTGGCCCTTTTAGAAGAGAAAATCAATCAATGGATCGCGAGCGAGAGCAAAACATGA